In Eleutherodactylus coqui strain aEleCoq1 chromosome 4, aEleCoq1.hap1, whole genome shotgun sequence, the following are encoded in one genomic region:
- the LOC136626593 gene encoding speedy protein 1-A-like, which produces MENTPPAVREERITDGTLSRRNNRGRPSRKRKIKLCPCEEDLQKRRRDDRAQLQEEREAFFRVLELDYFKKFLTRDSCMRTSDKYLLAMVLVYFRRAGLHTEEYRINFFPAL; this is translated from the exons ATGGAGAATACACCGCCCGCTGTCCGTGAGGAGAG GATTACGGATGGCACGCTGTCCAGAAGAAACAACAGAGGACGCCCCAGCCGGAAGAGAAAGATAAAACTCTGCCCGTGTGAGGAAGACCTCCAGAAGAGAAGGAGGGATGACCGGGCCCAACTACAGGAGGAAAGGGAAGCTTTCTTCCGTGTCCTCG AGCTTGATTACTTCAAGAAGTTTCTAACCAGAGACAGCTGCATGAGAACATCTGACAAG TACCTCCTGGCGATGGTCCTCGTGTACTTCAGAAGAGCCGGACTGCATACCGAGGAATATAGAATAAACTTCTTCCCAGCGCTGTGA